The Magnolia sinica isolate HGM2019 chromosome 9, MsV1, whole genome shotgun sequence genome contains a region encoding:
- the LOC131255488 gene encoding ubiquitin-conjugating enzyme E2-23 kDa-like, giving the protein MSSPSKRRDMDVMKLMMSDYAVETINDGINEFNVEFHGPKESLYEGGVWKIRVELPDAYPYKSPSIGFMNKIFHPNVDELSGSVCLDVINQSWSPMFDLLNVFEVFLPQLLLYPNPTDPLNGDAASLLMKDKQQYEQKVKEYCERYAKRANIGNAPAEDSSDEDISDSQSIASSDDDIAGHSDP; this is encoded by the exons ATGTCTTCTCCAAGCAAGCGAAGAGATATGGATGTAATGAAGTT GATGATGAGTGACTATGCAGTGGAGACTATCAATGATGGAATTAACGAATTCAACGTGGAATTTCATGGTCCAAAAGAAA GCCTTTATGAAGGTGGAGTGTGGAAAATCCGTGTCGAGCTGCCAGATGCCTATCCATACAAGTCCCCTtccattggttttatgaacaaaaTATTCCACCCAAATGTTGATGAACT GTCTGGTTCTGTTTGCTTGGATGTTATCAATCAATCCTGGAGTCCAATGTTCG ATCTCTTGAATGTCTTTGAAGTTTTCCTTCCACAGCTATTACTTTACCCAAATCCTACAGACCCATTGAATGGTGATGCGGCATCACTGTTGATGAAGGACAAACAACAATATGAACAAAAAGTTAAAG AGTACTGTGAGCGTTATGCGAAGAGGGCGAACATCGGCAATGCTCCTGCAGAAGACAGTAGTGATGAAGACATTAGCGACAGCCAAAGCATAGCGTCAAGTGATGATGACATTGCGGGACACAGCGATCCCTGA